In Comamonas sp. lk, the following proteins share a genomic window:
- the hutH gene encoding histidine ammonia-lyase, producing MNTTTESFSSSLELQPGQVTLTQLRAIQGGGLQLSMAASAYADMRAAQAHVQHIVDEDQVVYGINTGFGKLASTKIAHERLAELQRNLVLSHSVGTGEPLPDHVVRLVLATKAVSLARGHSGARSELVDALLALVNADVLPVIPSKGSVGASGDLAPLSHLACVLIGEGQAKVNGVVVSGREAMKHVGFEPFVLGPKEGLALLNGTQVSTALALSGLFQAESVLAAGLVAGCLTLEAIQGSVKPFDARIHAARGQLGQIAVAAAVRELLDGSAIDPSHPNCGRVQDPYSIRCVPQVMGACLDNLTHAARVLVIEANAASDNPLVFDNGDVISGGNFHAEPVAFAADILALALAEIGAISERRMALLLDTGLSRLPAFLIEDSGVNSGFMIAQVTAAALAAENQCLAHPSSVTSLPTSANQEDHVSMATYGARRLGEMAKNTAVIVGVEAMAAAQGMDFDRRLKSSPLIEAQYALIRSQVPYLDQDRFLAPDIETMRLWALNTAWPQTLQRILPSTAL from the coding sequence ATGAACACCACTACCGAAAGCTTTTCCTCCTCTCTGGAGCTGCAACCCGGCCAGGTCACACTGACCCAGCTGCGCGCCATTCAAGGCGGTGGTCTGCAGCTGAGCATGGCCGCCTCGGCCTATGCAGACATGCGGGCGGCACAGGCGCATGTGCAACACATCGTGGATGAAGACCAGGTGGTCTATGGCATCAACACCGGGTTTGGCAAGCTGGCTTCAACCAAGATCGCGCACGAGCGCCTGGCCGAGCTGCAGCGCAATCTGGTGCTGTCGCACAGCGTGGGCACCGGCGAGCCTCTGCCCGACCATGTGGTGCGCCTGGTGCTGGCCACCAAGGCTGTCAGCCTGGCGCGCGGACATTCGGGTGCGCGCTCCGAGCTGGTGGACGCCTTGCTGGCACTGGTCAATGCCGATGTGCTGCCCGTGATCCCCTCCAAGGGCTCGGTAGGCGCCTCCGGCGATCTGGCACCGTTATCGCACCTGGCCTGCGTGCTGATCGGCGAAGGCCAGGCCAAGGTCAATGGCGTAGTGGTCTCGGGCCGCGAAGCCATGAAGCATGTGGGTTTCGAGCCTTTTGTGCTGGGTCCCAAGGAGGGACTGGCCCTGCTTAACGGCACCCAGGTCTCCACCGCCCTGGCCTTGTCCGGCCTATTCCAGGCCGAGAGCGTGCTGGCTGCCGGCCTGGTCGCCGGTTGCCTGACGCTGGAAGCGATTCAGGGCTCGGTCAAACCCTTTGATGCGCGCATCCACGCCGCACGCGGACAGCTGGGGCAGATCGCCGTGGCTGCGGCCGTGCGCGAGCTGCTCGACGGCAGCGCCATCGACCCTTCCCACCCCAACTGCGGCCGCGTGCAAGACCCCTATTCCATACGCTGCGTGCCGCAGGTCATGGGCGCCTGCCTGGACAACCTGACGCATGCTGCTCGCGTGCTGGTCATAGAAGCCAATGCCGCTTCGGACAACCCGCTGGTCTTCGATAACGGCGATGTGATCTCGGGCGGTAATTTTCACGCCGAACCCGTGGCTTTTGCGGCCGACATTCTTGCCCTGGCGCTGGCCGAAATCGGTGCGATCTCCGAACGCCGCATGGCCTTGCTGCTCGATACCGGTCTGTCGCGCCTGCCCGCCTTTCTGATTGAAGACAGCGGCGTCAACTCGGGCTTCATGATCGCCCAGGTCACGGCAGCTGCACTGGCGGCTGAAAACCAGTGCCTGGCCCACCCCAGCAGCGTGACCAGCCTGCCCACTTCCGCCAATCAGGAGGACCATGTGTCCATGGCCACCTATGGTGCGCGCCGCCTGGGTGAGATGGCCAAGAACACGGCCGTCATCGTGGGCGTTGAAGCCATGGCCGCTGCCCAGGGCATGGACTTTGATCGCCGCCTCAAAAGCTCGCCGCTGATCGAGGCGCAATATGCGCTGATCCGCAGCCAGGTGCCGTATCTGGACCAAGACCGTTTTCTGGCTCCCGACATCGAAACCATGCGCCTGTGGGCTTTGAATACGGCATGGCCGCAAACGCTGCAGCGCATTCTGCCCAGCACAGCGCTGTAA
- the hutC gene encoding histidine utilization repressor, which yields MNSCRPPRTPARDVPLALYQQVKEYVLRKISDGSLAAGERIPSEQELVQQFGVARMTANRALRELAEQGVIVRVAGVGSFVAEEKPQSTLLRIANIGEEIAQRGHDHRFELISMNRESASLEVAAALDLSVGASVFHLQGVHFENEVPVQLEDRYVNPRLVPDFMKQDFSAVQPSVYLVRNVQYDQIEHVVDAMLPTAEQAQWLQMAADQPCLMLTRRTWLRGTPITWVHCVHPGMRYRLGSRFRTDSVHGG from the coding sequence ATGAACTCCTGCCGCCCCCCCCGCACCCCTGCCCGCGATGTGCCCCTCGCGCTGTACCAGCAAGTGAAGGAGTATGTGCTGCGCAAGATCAGCGACGGTTCGTTGGCAGCGGGTGAACGCATTCCTTCGGAGCAGGAGCTGGTGCAGCAGTTTGGTGTGGCACGCATGACCGCCAACCGCGCCTTGCGCGAGCTGGCCGAGCAAGGCGTGATCGTGCGCGTGGCCGGCGTGGGATCGTTCGTGGCCGAGGAAAAACCGCAATCCACGCTGTTGCGCATTGCCAATATCGGCGAAGAGATTGCGCAGCGCGGCCACGACCACCGCTTCGAGCTCATCAGCATGAACCGCGAATCGGCCTCCCTGGAAGTGGCTGCCGCCCTGGATCTGAGCGTGGGCGCCTCGGTGTTTCATCTGCAAGGCGTGCACTTCGAAAACGAGGTCCCGGTTCAGCTGGAAGATCGCTATGTCAATCCGCGCCTGGTGCCGGATTTCATGAAGCAGGATTTCTCGGCAGTTCAGCCCTCGGTCTATCTGGTGCGCAATGTGCAGTACGACCAGATTGAACATGTGGTCGACGCCATGCTGCCCACTGCCGAGCAAGCGCAGTGGCTGCAGATGGCTGCCGACCAGCCCTGTCTGATGCTGACACGCCGCACCTGGCTGCGTGGCACTCCCATTACCTGGGTGCATTGCGTGCACCCGGGCATGCGCTACCGACTCGGTAGCCGGTTCCGCACCGATTCCGTGCACGGCGGCTAA
- a CDS encoding ABC transporter ATP-binding protein translates to MKNLLSIRGVSRTFTSHKGTSTQALLPVDFEVKENDFVTILGPSGCGKSTMLRIVAGLDFPTTGQVLLDGHVVDGPGADRGMVFQSYTLFPWLTVAQNIRFGLREKGVSEALQKERSDYFIAKVGLRGFENHFPKQLSGGMQQRTAIARALANDPKILLMDEPFGALDNQTRVLMQELLLGIWEAERKTVMFVTHDIDEAIFMANRVAVFSARPGRIKADIPVNLPHPRHYTVKTSPEFMELKARLTEEIRAESLAAAAH, encoded by the coding sequence GTGAAGAATTTACTGTCCATTCGCGGTGTTTCGCGCACGTTCACCAGCCACAAAGGCACGAGCACCCAGGCCTTGCTGCCGGTGGATTTCGAAGTCAAGGAAAACGACTTCGTCACCATCCTCGGCCCCTCGGGCTGCGGCAAATCCACCATGCTGCGCATCGTGGCTGGGCTGGACTTTCCGACCACCGGTCAGGTGCTGCTGGACGGCCATGTGGTGGACGGCCCGGGCGCCGACCGCGGCATGGTGTTCCAGAGCTACACGCTTTTTCCCTGGCTCACCGTGGCCCAGAACATTCGCTTCGGTCTGCGTGAAAAAGGCGTCAGCGAAGCCCTGCAAAAAGAGCGCAGCGACTACTTCATTGCCAAGGTGGGCCTCAGAGGTTTCGAGAACCACTTTCCCAAGCAGCTGTCGGGCGGCATGCAGCAGCGCACGGCCATTGCGCGGGCGCTGGCCAATGATCCGAAAATCTTGCTGATGGACGAGCCTTTTGGCGCATTGGACAACCAGACCCGCGTGCTGATGCAGGAATTGCTACTGGGCATCTGGGAAGCCGAGCGCAAAACCGTAATGTTCGTGACCCACGATATCGACGAAGCCATTTTCATGGCCAACCGGGTGGCCGTTTTCAGCGCCCGCCCCGGTCGCATCAAGGCAGACATTCCCGTCAACCTGCCCCACCCCCGGCACTACACCGTCAAGACCTCGCCGGAGTTCATGGAACTCAAGGCCAGACTGACCGAAGAAATTCGGGCCGAGTCCCTGGCCGCTGCTGCACACTGA
- a CDS encoding ABC transporter permease, giving the protein MAPLEPVSHRAKWLLGIGFFVLFLIVWSAVTFGGMVSPTFLASPLTMMREGILLFTEFNFLHDIGMTVWRVMAGFVLASAVAVPLGIAMGAWKPVEAFFEPFVSFCRYLPASAFIPLLILWAGVGETQKLLVIFIGSVFQITLMVAVTVGGARKDLVEAAYTLGASNTGIVRRVLIPGAAPGIAETLRLVLGWAWTYVIVAELIGSSSGIGHMITDSQALLNTGQIIFGIIVIGLIGLVSDFIFKTINRRMFEWSTL; this is encoded by the coding sequence ATGGCTCCGCTGGAGCCTGTCAGCCACAGAGCCAAATGGCTGCTGGGCATCGGCTTTTTTGTCCTCTTCCTCATCGTCTGGTCTGCCGTCACCTTTGGCGGCATGGTGTCGCCCACCTTTCTTGCCAGTCCGCTGACCATGATGCGTGAAGGCATTCTGCTGTTCACCGAGTTCAACTTTCTGCATGACATAGGCATGACGGTCTGGCGTGTCATGGCCGGCTTTGTGCTGGCTTCTGCTGTCGCCGTGCCTCTGGGCATTGCCATGGGCGCCTGGAAGCCGGTAGAAGCGTTCTTTGAGCCCTTTGTCTCTTTTTGCCGCTATCTGCCAGCCTCGGCCTTCATTCCCCTGCTGATCCTCTGGGCCGGTGTGGGCGAGACGCAAAAGCTGCTGGTGATCTTCATAGGCTCGGTATTCCAGATCACGCTGATGGTTGCCGTCACCGTGGGTGGCGCACGCAAGGACCTGGTGGAGGCCGCCTACACCCTGGGCGCCAGCAACACCGGCATTGTTCGCCGCGTGCTGATTCCCGGCGCAGCGCCCGGCATCGCTGAAACCCTGAGACTGGTGCTGGGCTGGGCCTGGACCTATGTCATCGTGGCCGAGCTGATCGGTTCCTCATCCGGTATCGGTCACATGATCACCGACAGCCAGGCGCTGCTCAATACCGGCCAGATCATCTTCGGCATCATCGTGATCGGCCTGATCGGCCTGGTCTCCGATTTCATCTTCAAGACCATCAACCGTCGCATGTTCGAGTGGAGCACGCTGTGA
- a CDS encoding ABC transporter substrate-binding protein, producing the protein MTSTHTTRRFPIWQWALAAACLATGAQQATAQETKIVLGMSGWTGFAPLTLADKAGIFKKNGLNVELKMIPQKDRHLALASGAVQCAATTIETHVAWNTNGVPIVQIFQMDKSYGADGIAVRNDVKSFADLKGKTVAVSAPGTAPYFGLAWMLNKNGMSMKDVKTVSLEPQPAAQSFVSGQNDAAMTYEPYLSTVRANPAAGKILATTIDYPMVMDTVGCDPKWLKANTAAAKALTQSYFDAVAMIRAEKDKSYEIMGTAVKQSGEQFGKSAAFLKWSDKEANQKFFANDLLPFMKEAAVILKEAGVIRSIPENYNVMYDNSFIK; encoded by the coding sequence ATGACATCGACACACACCACCCGTCGCTTCCCCATTTGGCAATGGGCTCTGGCCGCCGCCTGTCTGGCAACAGGGGCTCAGCAAGCCACGGCGCAGGAAACCAAGATCGTGCTTGGCATGTCTGGCTGGACCGGCTTTGCGCCCTTGACGCTGGCCGACAAGGCCGGCATCTTCAAGAAGAACGGGCTCAATGTCGAGCTGAAGATGATTCCGCAAAAGGATAGACACCTGGCGCTGGCCTCCGGTGCGGTGCAATGTGCAGCCACCACCATCGAGACGCATGTGGCATGGAACACCAATGGCGTGCCCATTGTGCAGATCTTCCAGATGGACAAGTCCTATGGCGCCGACGGCATTGCCGTGCGCAACGACGTCAAGAGCTTTGCCGACCTCAAGGGCAAGACAGTGGCCGTCAGCGCACCGGGCACCGCTCCCTACTTCGGCCTGGCCTGGATGCTGAACAAGAACGGCATGTCCATGAAGGACGTGAAAACCGTGTCGCTGGAGCCTCAGCCCGCCGCCCAGTCGTTTGTCTCCGGCCAGAACGATGCAGCCATGACGTATGAACCCTATCTGTCCACGGTTCGCGCCAACCCTGCGGCCGGCAAGATTCTGGCAACCACCATCGACTATCCCATGGTGATGGATACCGTGGGCTGCGATCCCAAATGGCTCAAGGCCAACACCGCAGCCGCCAAGGCGCTGACCCAGTCCTACTTTGATGCCGTGGCCATGATCAGAGCCGAGAAGGACAAGAGCTACGAAATCATGGGCACCGCCGTCAAGCAAAGCGGCGAACAGTTCGGCAAGTCTGCGGCCTTCCTCAAATGGTCGGACAAGGAAGCCAACCAGAAGTTCTTCGCCAATGATCTGCTGCCCTTCATGAAGGAAGCGGCAGTCATTCTCAAGGAAGCCGGCGTGATTCGCAGCATCCCCGAGAACTACAACGTCATGTACGACAACAGCTTCATCAAGTAA
- a CDS encoding LysR substrate-binding domain-containing protein — protein MIHINLRQLEYFVAAARHSSTAKAAQAINVSQPSVSKAVADLEVHWGELLFVRRHGKGLDLTAAGLSRSREALALLESAEKLQERRSQSLSGVLRLGFLSTLGALWIPQILSQMQKRYPEIALELIEGDIESLTRQVERGEIHAALQYELGLSRPRISTHPVAALAPYVLLPARHALAAATSVSLAQLAQSPVLLIKLPQSREYFLSLFREAGVTPTVAHEFSSIELLRSMVANGHGVSILTTRPTVDRAHDGKRLVCKRIKDKVAKQAIVLSVPSSNASCLIAPFLSVAKSVIAPP, from the coding sequence TTGATTCACATCAACCTGCGCCAACTGGAATATTTCGTCGCCGCCGCGCGCCATAGCAGCACGGCCAAGGCGGCCCAGGCCATCAACGTTTCGCAGCCCTCGGTGTCCAAGGCGGTGGCCGACCTCGAAGTCCATTGGGGCGAGCTGCTTTTTGTCAGACGGCATGGCAAAGGTCTGGACCTGACGGCAGCCGGTCTGAGCCGAAGCCGCGAAGCTCTGGCCTTGCTGGAGTCCGCAGAGAAACTGCAGGAACGCCGCAGCCAGAGCCTGTCCGGCGTGTTGCGTCTGGGCTTTCTCAGCACCCTTGGTGCGCTCTGGATTCCGCAAATCCTGTCGCAGATGCAAAAGCGCTACCCCGAGATCGCGCTGGAGCTCATAGAAGGCGATATCGAATCCCTGACCCGGCAAGTGGAGCGCGGGGAAATACATGCCGCGCTGCAGTACGAGCTGGGCCTGTCCAGACCCCGGATCAGCACGCACCCGGTGGCGGCCCTGGCACCCTATGTGCTCCTGCCGGCCAGGCACGCGCTGGCAGCAGCCACCAGCGTGAGTCTGGCCCAGCTGGCCCAATCCCCGGTGCTGCTGATCAAGCTGCCGCAAAGCAGGGAGTATTTTCTGTCCCTGTTTCGCGAGGCCGGCGTCACCCCCACCGTGGCTCATGAGTTCTCGTCCATCGAGCTGCTGCGCTCCATGGTGGCCAACGGCCATGGCGTCAGCATCTTGACCACGCGCCCCACGGTGGACAGAGCACATGACGGCAAGCGCCTGGTGTGCAAGCGCATCAAAGACAAGGTCGCCAAACAGGCGATTGTGCTGTCGGTGCCCAGCAGCAATGCCTCTTGCCTGATTGCACCATTCTTGAGCGTTGCCAAAAGCGTGATCGCACCACCGTAG
- a CDS encoding CoA transferase — protein sequence MSISAETPASRPLDGIRILDFTRVLAGPMSTALLADLGAEVVKVEPPQGDDYRAIGPMKNGQSALFTVMNRNKQSLVLDLKNPQAAEIVQQLAQKADVVVENFRPGVAERLGIGPEKLRSLNPKLVYVSVSGFGQTGPLAHRPAYDIIVQAMSGLMEATGEADGAPTLVGEAVSDVVAGLFASWATLAALLQAQRTGQGQHVDVAMFDTTLTFLATSVSRYLFTGQPARRVGNRHPLSAPFGVYKARDGHFALAVLNKKLFDATVLAMGLPQLVDDPRFASDETRSVNEPELRRAIEGWSCQHDVADVVATLDAAGVPVAPIWNIEQALESPQIRSRGLLHEVDDERLPGLRLPTQPVHFKGSAPNRSERAPALGEHTELLLGSWLGRSREAIEALRQAGALGATGTAHH from the coding sequence ATGTCTATCTCTGCTGAAACACCCGCATCCCGCCCTCTCGACGGCATACGCATTCTGGATTTCACCCGGGTGCTGGCCGGGCCCATGTCCACGGCGCTACTGGCCGATCTGGGGGCCGAGGTGGTGAAGGTGGAGCCGCCCCAGGGTGACGACTACCGCGCCATCGGGCCCATGAAGAACGGGCAGAGCGCGCTGTTCACCGTCATGAACCGCAACAAGCAAAGTCTGGTGCTGGATCTCAAGAACCCGCAGGCTGCCGAAATCGTGCAGCAGCTGGCGCAAAAAGCGGATGTGGTGGTGGAGAACTTCAGACCCGGGGTGGCCGAACGTCTGGGCATAGGCCCGGAAAAGCTGCGCAGCCTCAACCCCAAGCTGGTGTATGTCAGCGTTTCCGGCTTTGGGCAGACCGGGCCACTGGCCCACCGGCCGGCCTACGACATCATTGTCCAGGCCATGAGCGGGCTGATGGAGGCGACGGGCGAAGCCGATGGCGCCCCCACCTTGGTGGGAGAGGCGGTCAGCGATGTGGTCGCGGGGCTGTTTGCCTCCTGGGCCACGCTGGCGGCCTTGCTGCAGGCGCAGCGCACAGGCCAGGGCCAGCATGTCGATGTGGCCATGTTCGATACCACGCTGACTTTTCTGGCCACCTCAGTGTCTCGTTATCTGTTCACGGGCCAGCCTGCCAGGCGGGTGGGCAACCGCCACCCGCTGTCGGCGCCGTTTGGCGTCTACAAGGCGCGCGACGGCCACTTTGCCCTGGCGGTGCTCAATAAAAAACTATTCGATGCCACGGTGCTGGCCATGGGCTTGCCGCAGCTGGTCGATGACCCGCGCTTTGCCAGCGATGAGACGCGCTCGGTTAACGAGCCCGAGCTGCGCCGTGCCATCGAGGGCTGGAGCTGCCAGCACGATGTGGCCGATGTGGTCGCCACGCTGGATGCAGCCGGCGTGCCCGTGGCGCCGATATGGAATATCGAGCAGGCGCTGGAGTCCCCGCAAATACGTTCCCGCGGCCTGCTGCACGAGGTGGACGACGAGCGCTTGCCCGGCCTGCGCTTGCCGACCCAGCCCGTGCACTTCAAAGGCAGCGCGCCCAACCGCAGCGAGAGAGCGCCGGCCCTGGGTGAGCACACGGAGTTGCTGCTCGGCAGCTGGCTGGGCCGCAGCCGCGAGGCCATTGAAGCCTTGCGCCAGGCCGGTGCACTGGGTGCGACGGGCACCGCCCATCACTGA
- a CDS encoding acyl-CoA dehydrogenase family protein, with protein sequence MSFLRLGSTEEDQAIADAVDRFAQETLAPVAQAMDEEAFSATRHVPGLAQLGVMGMNLPECLGGPGVTPTAMLMSLVAISRACAATSSMIGAHYLGTDALLIGGSAEQHQQWLPRCASGEWLAAFALTEPRGGSHPADMRTRAVLDGDEYVLTGVKHFISNAAEASFMIVFAKTDMNAGARGVSAFIVPRNLAGIQISSPEKLMGIRGGHAFEVSLEGVRVPAANRLGAEGSGFKIAMQVLDNSRLDVAATSLGIAEAALKAAAEWANQRLVGGEPLATKQAIQFKLADMKLRLEAAWGLTMQALALRQARQPFSQQSAMAKLYASEMVGFVTDEALQIHGGYGYTREMPLERYVRDARILRIYEGSSEIQRTIIARSVLGR encoded by the coding sequence ATGAGCTTTTTACGACTGGGCAGCACCGAAGAAGACCAGGCGATTGCCGATGCCGTGGACCGTTTTGCGCAAGAAACTCTGGCGCCCGTGGCCCAGGCCATGGACGAGGAAGCATTCTCTGCCACCCGCCATGTGCCCGGCCTGGCGCAACTGGGCGTGATGGGCATGAACCTGCCCGAGTGTCTGGGCGGCCCCGGCGTCACACCCACGGCCATGCTGATGTCGCTGGTCGCGATTTCCCGAGCCTGTGCCGCGACGTCTTCGATGATTGGCGCCCACTACCTGGGCACCGATGCCTTGCTGATTGGCGGCAGCGCCGAGCAGCACCAGCAATGGCTGCCGCGTTGCGCCAGCGGCGAATGGCTGGCCGCGTTTGCCTTGACCGAGCCGCGCGGCGGCTCCCACCCTGCCGACATGCGCACCCGGGCCGTGCTGGATGGCGATGAGTATGTGTTGACGGGCGTCAAGCATTTCATCTCCAACGCGGCAGAAGCCAGTTTCATGATCGTGTTTGCCAAGACCGATATGAATGCCGGGGCGCGCGGCGTCAGCGCTTTCATCGTGCCGCGCAATCTGGCTGGCATACAGATCTCATCGCCCGAAAAACTGATGGGCATACGCGGCGGTCATGCTTTCGAGGTCTCTTTGGAAGGCGTGCGCGTACCCGCTGCCAACCGGTTGGGCGCCGAAGGCAGCGGCTTCAAGATCGCCATGCAAGTGCTGGATAACAGTCGCCTGGATGTGGCTGCCACCTCGCTGGGGATTGCCGAGGCGGCATTGAAGGCGGCTGCGGAATGGGCCAATCAGCGTCTGGTCGGCGGCGAGCCCCTGGCGACCAAGCAGGCGATTCAGTTCAAGCTGGCCGATATGAAGCTGCGCCTGGAAGCGGCCTGGGGCCTGACCATGCAGGCCTTGGCCCTGCGCCAAGCCAGGCAGCCGTTCAGCCAGCAGTCGGCCATGGCCAAGCTGTATGCATCCGAGATGGTGGGCTTCGTGACCGATGAAGCGCTGCAGATCCACGGCGGCTACGGCTATACCCGCGAGATGCCGCTGGAGCGCTATGTGCGCGATGCCCGCATTCTGCGCATTTACGAGGGTTCTTCCGAGATCCAGCGCACCATCATTGCCCGCTCGGTACTGGGGCGTTGA
- the hutC gene encoding histidine utilization repressor produces the protein MEKTASISLHGKILTEIEQNILSGRWPPGFRIPSEMELTAHYQCSRMTVNKVLTQLAHAGLLQRKRKAGSFVTLPHTSSAVLEIPDLRQVVLGMGMEYSSQLLSRKQRRSTRDDMEAMRMDKAGPVVHALCLHMAGSRPFCIEDRLINLESVPDAEHEMFTEHSPSSWMVNHVPWSSAEHRIRAEAASEETAARLQVEPASPCLVIDRRTWTGTLPITFVRLIYPADLYELEAHFSPSSIAGAV, from the coding sequence ATGGAAAAAACTGCCTCCATTTCGCTGCACGGAAAAATTCTCACCGAGATTGAACAGAACATTCTCAGTGGCCGCTGGCCGCCCGGCTTCAGGATTCCTTCCGAGATGGAGCTGACCGCGCACTACCAGTGCTCGCGCATGACGGTCAACAAGGTGCTTACGCAGCTGGCACACGCCGGGCTGTTGCAGCGCAAGCGCAAGGCCGGCAGCTTTGTAACCCTGCCGCATACCAGCTCGGCCGTGCTGGAGATTCCGGACCTGCGCCAGGTGGTGCTGGGTATGGGCATGGAATACAGCAGCCAGTTGCTCAGCCGCAAGCAACGGCGCAGCACGCGCGACGATATGGAGGCCATGCGCATGGACAAGGCCGGGCCCGTGGTTCATGCCCTGTGTCTGCATATGGCAGGATCGCGCCCCTTCTGCATCGAGGATCGTCTGATCAATCTGGAGTCCGTGCCGGACGCCGAACATGAAATGTTCACCGAGCACAGTCCCAGCTCCTGGATGGTCAACCATGTGCCCTGGAGTTCTGCCGAGCACCGCATCCGTGCCGAGGCGGCCAGCGAAGAGACGGCCGCACGGCTGCAGGTTGAACCAGCCTCGCCCTGTCTGGTGATTGATCGCCGCACCTGGACGGGGACGCTGCCCATCACCTTTGTGCGCCTGATCTATCCGGCAGACCTGTACGAGCTGGAGGCGCATTTCTCGCCCTCGTCGATTGCAGGCGCCGTTTGA